From the genome of Desulfobotulus pelophilus, one region includes:
- a CDS encoding (2Fe-2S) ferredoxin domain-containing protein has product MHLPMDNPVKPVQTLTICMGSSCFSKGNNLNAAAIEAFIQKNRLTESLTVQGCLCEQHCKNGPNITIDGELIQGVQPGMIHDLLAHKIRRQKS; this is encoded by the coding sequence ATGCATTTACCAATGGACAATCCTGTAAAACCTGTTCAAACCCTCACCATCTGCATGGGCAGTTCCTGCTTTTCCAAGGGGAATAATCTCAATGCCGCGGCCATCGAAGCCTTTATCCAAAAAAACAGGCTCACGGAGTCCCTTACGGTACAGGGCTGCCTCTGCGAGCAGCACTGCAAAAACGGCCCCAACATCACCATTGACGGCGAACTGATTCAGGGGGTTCAGCCGGGAATGATCCATGATCTTCTGGCCCATAAAATCAGGCGGCAAAAATCATGA
- a CDS encoding SpoIIE family protein phosphatase: MIHMPAAESFIEVDHHQIFKHKEGAGGDTFLSQKNENDGRVITVLSDGLGSGIKAGVLSTLTATMALKFVASNIPIKRAARTIMNTLPVCRLREISYATFTIVDIEPGLQVRIIEFDNPGYFLIRDRQLFTPEKHSSIIERKNKKTAPPHNATMYYSSYHALPGDRLVFFSDGVTQSGMGSQGFPFGWGEERVRDFILDKIRTAPSISARELARSIVQRALFHDQYKAKDDITCGVIYIRSPRDLLIVTGPPMNPDHDSEMVRQFTSFKGSRIIAGGTTAGIISRHTERPCRTDLKNLDPVIPPASEMEGADLVTEGIITLGRVAEILEQKTNIVTGTIASGIRQNAADKIIDMVINHDRIVFLVGTKINEAHQDPNMPVGLEIRRNIVKKIQGLLVDHYLKEVSIHYL, from the coding sequence ATGATTCATATGCCAGCGGCGGAAAGCTTTATTGAGGTGGACCATCATCAGATCTTCAAACATAAAGAAGGGGCCGGAGGAGATACCTTTTTGTCCCAGAAAAATGAAAATGACGGCAGGGTGATCACCGTCCTTTCAGACGGCCTGGGATCGGGTATCAAAGCCGGTGTGCTCTCCACCCTTACGGCTACCATGGCGCTCAAATTTGTGGCTTCCAATATCCCCATCAAACGTGCCGCCAGAACCATCATGAATACCCTCCCCGTATGCAGACTGCGGGAAATCAGCTATGCCACATTCACCATTGTGGATATTGAACCGGGTCTGCAGGTGAGGATCATTGAATTTGATAATCCGGGCTATTTTCTTATCCGTGACAGACAGCTCTTCACACCGGAAAAGCACAGCAGCATCATAGAAAGAAAAAATAAAAAAACGGCACCGCCTCACAATGCCACCATGTACTATTCCAGCTACCATGCCCTTCCCGGCGACAGACTGGTCTTTTTCTCCGACGGCGTCACACAATCCGGCATGGGAAGCCAGGGCTTTCCCTTTGGCTGGGGCGAGGAAAGGGTCAGGGATTTCATACTGGATAAAATCCGTACGGCTCCTTCCATCAGCGCAAGGGAACTGGCCCGTTCCATTGTGCAACGGGCACTCTTCCATGACCAGTACAAAGCTAAAGACGATATCACCTGCGGCGTCATTTACATTCGCAGCCCAAGGGATCTGCTGATTGTCACCGGTCCTCCCATGAATCCGGACCATGACAGCGAAATGGTCCGGCAGTTCACATCCTTTAAAGGCTCCCGAATCATTGCAGGCGGTACCACTGCGGGCATCATATCCCGCCACACCGAAAGACCCTGCCGGACCGACCTGAAGAATCTGGATCCTGTTATTCCGCCGGCGTCGGAAATGGAGGGAGCGGATCTGGTTACGGAAGGCATTATTACCCTCGGCAGGGTTGCGGAAATTCTGGAACAGAAGACCAACATCGTCACCGGAACCATTGCTTCCGGCATCCGGCAGAATGCCGCCGATAAAATCATCGATATGGTCATCAACCACGACCGCATCGTTTTTCTGGTGGGTACCAAAATCAACGAAGCGCACCAGGATCCCAACATGCCCGTAGGCCTGGAAATCCGCCGGAATATCGTAAAAAAAATACAGGGGCTTCTCGTGGATCATTATCTTAAGGAGGTCAGCATCCATTATCTCTGA
- a CDS encoding CASTOR/POLLUX-related putative ion channel: MKAFSPMQRFRYFLERLFIRGTPWQFLVMATLIGLISILGGILVYGSGEPGTGIEDEIWWAFLRLTDPGYLGDDEGIWRRTVSTVLTVSGYVLFLGALVAILTQWLGRHMRSLERGLSPVNINHHIVILGWTDRTLPLLRELWLAEGRVRRFLSRSGGSGRLRLVVLAEDLRPELAQELRSDAILGKHFNSVILRSGSALNNEHLHRAACLNAAAVIVPARTFAYTGAVSSDVEVIKILLALNSQAATAGAALPYVVTEIQEPDKVHIARRAFHGPMEVVAGDSFISKIMIQTVRHPGLSHVCLELFHHGIGQNLYIHQNPDLDGSTIDRIREGFPKACLCGLVREKNGDFSAILSPPGHLILQPGDSLVMLAKDFDAAREYRQPCAPLHAKENTGQTPVSIPVHTGHKKAILIAGWSQKVPELLRELVSHGDMIQQVTIFSSRPVEERVCAILDAETGIANHFLHHITGEVTSEEAWCAMDLRLFDTIVLLSSDRLASGEEADARTIVGYLQLEALLETMENRPQILLELSDPNNRRLLGHRKGEAIISPLLLGHLLVHVALRREMLTVLHQLFRAGGPEITFRSPAEYGLTQAKLSFADLCRRAWEKGETLLGLSCSGAGENPTRSLCLNPAHNAIIELKKGDCLVVIAGQNPSLQK; this comes from the coding sequence ATGAAAGCATTCAGTCCCATGCAGCGTTTCCGTTATTTTCTGGAACGCCTTTTCATCCGCGGCACTCCCTGGCAGTTTCTGGTCATGGCCACCCTCATCGGACTTATATCCATTTTAGGCGGAATCCTTGTGTATGGATCCGGTGAACCGGGAACGGGAATAGAAGACGAAATCTGGTGGGCTTTTCTGCGGCTTACGGATCCGGGTTATCTGGGAGATGATGAGGGCATATGGCGACGTACGGTTTCCACCGTGCTGACAGTCAGCGGCTATGTTCTGTTTCTGGGTGCTCTGGTCGCCATTCTGACCCAGTGGCTGGGCCGTCATATGCGCTCCCTTGAAAGGGGACTGAGCCCTGTGAATATAAACCACCATATTGTTATTCTGGGATGGACGGACCGGACCCTCCCCCTTCTCCGCGAGCTATGGCTTGCCGAAGGCAGAGTTCGGCGTTTTCTGTCCCGGTCCGGTGGCAGTGGACGCCTGCGTCTGGTTGTGCTGGCGGAGGATCTCAGGCCGGAGCTTGCCCAGGAGCTGCGCTCTGACGCCATTCTGGGCAAGCACTTCAATTCCGTCATTCTCCGGTCGGGTTCCGCACTCAACAATGAGCACCTCCATCGCGCCGCATGCCTGAATGCAGCGGCAGTCATTGTTCCTGCGAGAACCTTTGCCTATACAGGGGCTGTATCCTCGGACGTGGAAGTCATCAAAATTCTCCTGGCCCTGAACAGTCAGGCGGCAACGGCAGGGGCTGCCCTTCCCTATGTGGTCACAGAAATTCAGGAGCCGGACAAGGTACACATTGCCCGCCGGGCTTTTCACGGTCCCATGGAAGTGGTGGCCGGAGATTCCTTCATCAGCAAAATCATGATCCAGACAGTGAGACACCCTGGCTTATCCCATGTCTGTCTGGAACTGTTCCACCATGGCATCGGCCAGAATCTGTATATTCACCAGAATCCGGACCTGGATGGCTCCACCATTGACCGAATCCGGGAGGGCTTCCCTAAAGCCTGTCTCTGCGGCCTTGTACGGGAAAAAAACGGGGATTTTTCCGCCATACTGTCGCCACCGGGCCATCTCATACTGCAACCGGGAGACAGTCTTGTGATGCTGGCAAAGGATTTCGATGCCGCACGGGAATACCGCCAGCCCTGTGCGCCCCTCCATGCCAAAGAAAACACCGGGCAGACACCGGTTTCCATTCCCGTCCATACAGGCCATAAAAAAGCCATCCTCATTGCCGGATGGAGCCAGAAAGTTCCCGAACTCCTTCGGGAACTTGTTTCCCATGGCGATATGATCCAGCAGGTTACCATCTTCTCTTCCCGCCCTGTGGAAGAGCGGGTTTGTGCCATCCTGGATGCGGAAACGGGAATCGCGAACCATTTTCTGCACCATATCACAGGGGAGGTTACCAGCGAAGAAGCATGGTGCGCCATGGATCTCAGGCTCTTTGACACGATTGTTCTGCTCAGCAGCGACCGGCTGGCCTCCGGTGAGGAAGCCGATGCCCGCACCATTGTGGGCTACCTTCAGCTGGAAGCCCTTCTGGAGACCATGGAGAACAGGCCGCAGATTCTGCTGGAACTCTCCGATCCCAATAACAGACGCCTTCTCGGCCACCGGAAAGGAGAAGCCATCATCAGCCCCCTGCTTCTCGGCCATCTGCTGGTCCATGTGGCTCTCCGAAGGGAAATGCTCACCGTTCTCCACCAGCTATTCCGTGCAGGCGGACCGGAAATCACCTTCCGCAGCCCTGCTGAGTATGGTCTTACACAGGCTAAGCTATCCTTTGCCGATCTCTGCCGCAGGGCATGGGAGAAAGGGGAAACTCTGCTGGGCCTCTCCTGCTCCGGAGCCGGAGAAAATCCAACCCGGAGCCTCTGTCTCAATCCTGCACACAATGCCATTATAGAACTGAAAAAAGGGGATTGCCTGGTGGTGATTGCAGGCCAGAACCCTTCTCTACAAAAATAA
- a CDS encoding aldehyde ferredoxin oxidoreductase family protein translates to MKGWCGRILNVNLSRGTLEPAELNPADAELFIGGRGLNDKVLFDRIPPGTDPLGPENVICFAPGPLSGTVLGLTSRVEVSTLSPYSGILGDGNAGERLAHVMKLAGWDQINITGRCENPSYLYIHEDEISLIPCPEHWGTDTWEFTDAMRNTHNRDISVACIGQAGECLVRFASVIVDKYASAARGAGAVMGSKNLKGIVVRGNRKVKLADPETFKALAKEDRNFFKTDPFQKGVASCIGSHHGILNWFPGYRNYEDFWDRSKIPAAIQPEAFKEYEVRRTGCRNCTVQCKNRFEIPKGRRAGEQGEAMEYECVFCLGTNCGITDPVVIMEMENLCDRYGMDIIAAGNTIAMVKDLFHMGDITLEDTGGLDLSWENADDQVELLHRTALRQGFGNIVAEGLYLGAKILGKRAMDVCYHVKGLSRGPYKSGMFALAHATSTRGADHLRGRSWAYGENDGDLFSKLKSEGRLPADMADNPVSALIVSERACTLADCIGRCKGAVNSWSCAVPLVNQYPLMEGLARLMTAATGIPYTEERLAETADRVYLLEKALNARFGTRRQDDRLVLHKDLLGTEEAAKEQEKHEAMLTAYYEASGQDVVTGIPTRRKLEKLKLGFVANTLEKELPLDPWDGPKPWPLDVYPSGEKRV, encoded by the coding sequence ATGAAAGGCTGGTGTGGCCGCATACTGAACGTGAACCTAAGCCGCGGGACCCTTGAGCCCGCCGAACTGAACCCGGCAGATGCCGAACTCTTTATCGGTGGCCGGGGTTTAAACGACAAAGTTCTTTTTGATCGCATCCCTCCGGGCACCGACCCCCTTGGCCCGGAAAACGTCATCTGCTTTGCTCCCGGCCCCCTTTCCGGCACGGTTCTCGGACTCACCAGCCGTGTCGAGGTCAGCACCCTGTCTCCTTACAGCGGCATTCTGGGAGACGGCAATGCGGGCGAAAGGCTGGCCCATGTCATGAAACTTGCCGGATGGGATCAGATCAATATCACAGGCCGATGTGAAAACCCCTCCTATCTGTATATCCATGAAGATGAGATTTCCCTGATTCCCTGCCCGGAGCACTGGGGCACGGATACCTGGGAATTTACCGATGCCATGCGCAACACCCACAACAGGGATATCAGTGTAGCCTGCATTGGTCAGGCAGGAGAATGTCTGGTTCGTTTTGCCTCTGTGATTGTGGATAAATACGCATCCGCCGCCAGAGGTGCCGGGGCTGTCATGGGCTCCAAAAACCTTAAAGGTATCGTGGTCCGGGGAAACAGAAAGGTGAAACTGGCCGATCCTGAAACCTTTAAAGCCCTTGCGAAGGAAGACAGAAATTTCTTTAAAACAGATCCCTTTCAAAAGGGCGTTGCCTCCTGCATAGGTTCCCACCACGGCATCCTCAACTGGTTTCCGGGCTACCGGAATTATGAAGACTTCTGGGACAGAAGCAAGATCCCTGCAGCCATTCAGCCCGAAGCCTTCAAGGAATATGAGGTCCGTCGTACGGGCTGCCGGAACTGTACGGTGCAGTGTAAAAACCGTTTTGAAATCCCCAAAGGACGCCGAGCCGGAGAGCAGGGCGAAGCCATGGAATATGAATGCGTTTTCTGCCTCGGCACCAACTGCGGCATCACCGATCCTGTGGTGATCATGGAAATGGAAAACCTCTGCGACCGCTATGGCATGGATATTATTGCGGCAGGCAACACCATAGCCATGGTCAAGGACCTTTTCCATATGGGCGATATCACCCTTGAAGATACGGGGGGACTGGATCTGTCATGGGAAAATGCCGACGATCAGGTGGAGCTGCTGCACCGAACGGCCCTGCGACAGGGGTTCGGCAACATTGTGGCGGAAGGCCTTTACCTTGGCGCAAAGATTCTGGGAAAAAGGGCCATGGATGTCTGTTACCACGTGAAAGGCCTTTCCAGAGGCCCTTATAAATCGGGCATGTTTGCCCTGGCCCACGCCACCAGCACCCGAGGTGCCGACCATCTCAGGGGACGGAGCTGGGCCTATGGAGAAAATGACGGCGATCTTTTTTCTAAACTGAAAAGCGAAGGCCGTCTTCCCGCAGACATGGCTGATAACCCCGTATCCGCCCTTATCGTCTCCGAAAGGGCCTGTACCCTTGCGGACTGCATCGGCCGATGCAAGGGTGCTGTCAACTCCTGGAGCTGTGCAGTCCCCCTTGTAAACCAGTACCCTCTCATGGAAGGGCTGGCCCGGCTCATGACCGCCGCCACAGGCATTCCCTATACGGAAGAACGCCTTGCCGAAACCGCAGACCGGGTCTATCTTCTGGAAAAGGCCTTGAATGCCCGCTTCGGAACCCGCAGGCAGGATGACAGGCTGGTATTGCACAAAGATCTTCTGGGAACAGAGGAGGCTGCCAAAGAGCAGGAAAAGCACGAAGCCATGCTCACCGCCTATTATGAAGCGTCCGGTCAGGATGTGGTAACGGGGATTCCCACACGCAGAAAACTGGAAAAGCTGAAGCTGGGCTTTGTGGCCAATACCCTTGAAAAAGAACTGCCCCTTGATCCATGGGACGGCCCGAAACCATGGCCCCTGGATGTCTACCCGTCAGGGGAAAAAAGGGTATAG
- a CDS encoding [Fe-Fe] hydrogenase large subunit C-terminal domain-containing protein, protein MTRIKSPIYTEKTRCQDCYKCIRECPVKAIRVEKGHAIIIPDQCVLCGHCVVACPAQAKKVRDDLAQARQILKLKPKVIVSLAPSFAAVYPDIEPGQLIAAIKSLGFYGVSETGIGADLVSAKIAQDLSMAENSSETDPRDHMERLYGYRVQFRSQESTTGPQPFHQPKLFLSSACPVVVEFIKHYMPELSPCITDCASPLLAHARYLKEKYGKETGIVFIGPCIAKKKGSGYLGCCGCRHFFYGLKPLV, encoded by the coding sequence ATGACTCGAATCAAAAGCCCCATCTATACGGAAAAAACCCGCTGTCAGGACTGCTATAAGTGTATCCGGGAATGTCCTGTCAAAGCCATTCGTGTGGAAAAGGGGCACGCCATCATCATTCCGGACCAGTGCGTACTATGCGGTCACTGTGTTGTGGCCTGTCCTGCCCAGGCCAAAAAAGTAAGGGATGACCTGGCGCAGGCACGCCAGATCCTGAAGCTGAAACCAAAAGTAATTGTATCCCTTGCGCCTTCCTTTGCCGCTGTCTATCCGGACATCGAACCGGGTCAGCTGATCGCGGCCATCAAGTCTCTGGGTTTTTACGGAGTTTCCGAAACCGGTATCGGTGCAGATCTGGTATCCGCCAAAATTGCTCAGGATCTCTCGATGGCCGAGAACAGTTCTGAGACGGATCCGCGGGACCATATGGAAAGGCTCTATGGATATCGGGTGCAGTTCCGGTCACAGGAATCCACAACAGGACCACAGCCCTTTCATCAGCCAAAACTCTTTTTATCATCGGCCTGTCCTGTGGTTGTGGAATTCATCAAACACTACATGCCGGAACTCAGCCCCTGTATTACGGACTGTGCCTCCCCCCTGCTGGCCCATGCCAGATATCTGAAAGAAAAGTACGGAAAAGAAACAGGCATTGTATTTATCGGCCCCTGCATCGCCAAAAAAAAGGGAAGCGGATACCTGGGATGCTGTGGATGCCGCCATTTCTTTTACGGACTTAAACCGCTGGTTTGA
- a CDS encoding DNA ligase yields MAGFGCCRRLFIFLCMLFFPPVILCAMDHEPMRPHVYTEGAVVDGWWMSEKLDGIRAYWDGRNLWSRNGTPFHPPEFFVAGLPPFAVEGELWAGRQSFEKTASMVMKQYPHEGWKDIRMGIFDLPGDPEPFRIRIGKAVAWFTENPSDSAFVIDQKPVKDTRHLAEELAFIEGMGGEGLIVRDPDALYEKGRSAQILKVKSSEDGEALVLAHVPGRGRNSGKMGSLFVRELESGKEFRIGSGFTDQNREQPPPVGSVITFQYYGRYDSGIPKFASFVRIRQDHGF; encoded by the coding sequence ATGGCAGGGTTCGGGTGCTGCCGGAGGCTGTTCATTTTTTTGTGTATGTTGTTTTTTCCTCCAGTGATTCTTTGCGCCATGGATCACGAGCCCATGCGGCCCCATGTCTATACGGAAGGAGCCGTAGTTGACGGCTGGTGGATGAGTGAAAAACTGGATGGTATCCGTGCGTACTGGGATGGCAGAAATCTGTGGAGCCGCAACGGTACCCCCTTTCATCCGCCGGAGTTTTTTGTGGCCGGTCTGCCTCCCTTTGCTGTGGAAGGGGAGTTGTGGGCCGGTCGGCAGAGTTTTGAGAAAACAGCTTCCATGGTTATGAAACAGTATCCCCATGAGGGGTGGAAGGATATCCGTATGGGTATTTTTGATTTGCCCGGAGATCCAGAGCCTTTCCGTATCCGCATTGGCAAAGCGGTGGCCTGGTTTACGGAGAATCCGTCGGACTCGGCCTTTGTGATTGACCAGAAACCCGTTAAGGATACCCGGCATCTGGCAGAGGAGCTTGCTTTTATTGAAGGAATGGGGGGGGAGGGCCTTATTGTACGGGATCCGGATGCCCTGTATGAGAAAGGGCGCAGTGCACAGATTCTGAAGGTGAAAAGTTCCGAGGACGGGGAAGCTCTGGTACTGGCCCATGTTCCGGGCCGGGGTCGTAACAGCGGAAAAATGGGCTCCCTTTTTGTCAGGGAGTTGGAAAGCGGGAAGGAGTTTCGCATTGGTAGCGGTTTTACGGATCAGAACAGGGAGCAGCCTCCTCCCGTGGGAAGTGTGATCACCTTTCAGTATTACGGACGCTATGATTCCGGCATACCTAAGTTCGCCTCCTTTGTGAGAATCCGTCAGGACCACGGATTCTGA
- a CDS encoding [Fe-Fe] hydrogenase large subunit C-terminal domain-containing protein yields MYLSAPASPKKREADTWDAVDAAISFTDLNRWFEDEGIRPADHKAAKNTFIPVKAAKGSLYPIEGGMIASIRKYAPLRNVHMMSVTGLKEIRKTLEGIKPSELSAPLFMELLSCPGGCINGPGVCDDTQRAFRRIRLLEYALKARNTLTEKLPDMHGTLPVERHLPIEHSEETIQAALRQIGKRTVQDALNCGSCGYDTCKAFAIAMLEDRAEKTMCLSYMKTLAQTKANGLIRAIPAGVVICDNQLKIIECNRYFARMMGEDVLSMFEVRPGMEGASLEKVTPLARYFKDVISLNGLDLINRDVREENNIFHLTIFSIEKGESACGVLQDVTAPQIQKSRVIDETRRVINKNLKLVQKIAFLLGENAAETEAILNSVIESFSGDEDRDA; encoded by the coding sequence TTGTATTTATCGGCCCCTGCATCGCCAAAAAAAAGGGAAGCGGATACCTGGGATGCTGTGGATGCCGCCATTTCTTTTACGGACTTAAACCGCTGGTTTGAAGATGAAGGCATCCGTCCGGCTGATCATAAGGCCGCCAAAAATACCTTTATTCCTGTCAAGGCAGCCAAAGGCAGCCTGTATCCCATTGAAGGGGGCATGATTGCCTCCATCCGGAAGTATGCTCCCCTCCGGAATGTGCACATGATGAGTGTCACAGGACTGAAAGAGATACGCAAAACCCTTGAAGGCATAAAGCCTTCTGAGCTTTCCGCTCCTCTCTTCATGGAACTTCTTTCCTGTCCCGGAGGCTGCATCAACGGACCGGGAGTCTGTGACGATACCCAAAGGGCTTTCCGGAGAATCCGCCTTCTCGAATATGCCCTGAAGGCCAGAAATACCCTTACGGAAAAACTGCCCGACATGCACGGTACCCTTCCGGTGGAAAGACATCTCCCCATCGAACATTCCGAGGAAACAATTCAGGCCGCCCTCCGTCAGATAGGCAAGCGAACCGTTCAGGATGCCCTGAACTGCGGAAGCTGCGGTTACGACACGTGCAAAGCCTTTGCCATTGCCATGCTGGAAGACAGAGCCGAAAAAACCATGTGTCTTTCCTACATGAAAACCCTTGCCCAGACCAAAGCCAATGGCCTCATCAGGGCCATTCCGGCAGGGGTTGTCATCTGCGACAATCAGTTAAAGATCATTGAGTGCAACCGCTACTTTGCCAGAATGATGGGAGAAGACGTACTGTCCATGTTTGAAGTACGGCCGGGCATGGAAGGAGCCAGCCTTGAAAAAGTCACCCCTCTGGCCCGTTACTTCAAGGATGTCATCAGCCTCAACGGACTGGACCTTATCAACAGAGACGTGCGTGAAGAAAATAACATTTTCCACCTAACTATTTTTTCCATTGAAAAAGGAGAAAGCGCCTGCGGGGTACTGCAGGATGTGACAGCTCCCCAGATTCAAAAATCCAGGGTGATTGATGAAACAAGACGGGTCATCAATAAAAACCTGAAACTGGTTCAGAAAATTGCCTTTCTCCTTGGTGAGAATGCCGCTGAAACAGAGGCCATACTGAACTCTGTGATAGAATCCTTTTCAGGAGATGAGGACAGGGACGCATGA
- the cydD gene encoding thiol reductant ABC exporter subunit CydD, with protein MGEEKDRAAGEKQAAFWLQDQVKRVRGLLLLSAFSGSMAAVVMVFQCFFLADLLVGLALKKVFSMQSFWLLGLCFFCRPFFLAAKDFWGLRAGLVLRHRLRMELLDRIADAGPLRSRMGGDGVLSAMVLEQVDAMDDYIVRYLPQKILAVVTPVVIVLAVWPHSRLVALLLMVTAPLIPFFMMLVGNEAARAGRQQLEALSLLAGRMRDILRGLTVLRQLNAVDPAREKLALAAGAYRERTLSVLRLAFLSSAVLELFASLSIALTAVYLGMGLLGHVPWARGTVPVSLYAGLFILLLIPEYYMALRRFGADYHAKAQAMAAASALRPLAETFRDSSGGGRFVWEAEGPPTITLEKVVWQPDERDAVLKDVSMFIGSGRRVGLVGPSGAGKSSLLQLLLAFDRPSEGRILVNGMPLDGLDTERYRRQIVWLGQSPEWFSGSVGENVRLGCPDASDTEIWRILQKAGALDFMKALPQGLNSPMGEGGRGFSGGQLQRLALARALLQDSWLWILDEPGAHLDPETARSVRRQLGKVSEGKTLILATHHLEGLEWLDDLFLVDGGRIAGPVTDSMEIMRGG; from the coding sequence GTGGGGGAAGAAAAGGATAGGGCTGCAGGAGAAAAGCAAGCAGCATTCTGGTTGCAGGATCAGGTAAAACGGGTGCGGGGCCTTCTTCTCCTGTCTGCCTTCTCAGGCAGTATGGCCGCTGTAGTTATGGTTTTTCAGTGCTTTTTTCTGGCAGACCTCCTGGTGGGACTGGCCTTGAAAAAGGTTTTTTCCATGCAGAGCTTCTGGCTTCTCGGGCTCTGTTTTTTTTGCAGGCCTTTTTTTCTTGCAGCAAAGGATTTCTGGGGCTTGCGGGCCGGCCTTGTGCTGCGGCATCGACTCCGTATGGAGCTGCTGGACCGGATTGCCGACGCCGGTCCTCTGAGAAGCCGTATGGGCGGAGACGGTGTACTTTCGGCCATGGTACTGGAGCAGGTGGATGCCATGGATGATTATATTGTTCGCTATTTGCCACAGAAGATTCTGGCTGTGGTAACCCCTGTTGTCATTGTTCTTGCGGTATGGCCACATAGTCGGCTTGTGGCCCTGCTTCTCATGGTGACAGCGCCCCTGATTCCATTTTTCATGATGCTGGTTGGCAATGAGGCAGCACGGGCAGGCAGGCAGCAGCTGGAGGCACTGTCCCTTCTGGCTGGTCGCATGAGGGATATTCTCCGTGGACTGACCGTACTGCGCCAGCTCAATGCGGTGGATCCAGCCCGTGAAAAACTGGCACTGGCTGCCGGTGCCTACAGAGAGCGAACCCTTTCCGTACTGCGGCTGGCCTTCCTCTCTTCAGCCGTTCTGGAACTCTTTGCTTCTTTGTCCATTGCCCTGACAGCCGTTTATCTGGGGATGGGACTGCTGGGTCATGTGCCATGGGCCAGAGGTACGGTACCCGTTTCCCTTTACGCCGGCCTTTTTATTCTTCTGCTGATACCCGAATACTACATGGCTTTACGCCGTTTCGGTGCTGACTATCATGCAAAAGCCCAGGCCATGGCGGCGGCCTCTGCCCTGCGGCCCCTTGCGGAAACGTTCAGGGATTCTTCTGGCGGCGGTCGTTTTGTTTGGGAGGCCGAAGGCCCTCCAACCATCACTCTGGAAAAGGTAGTCTGGCAGCCTGATGAACGGGATGCGGTGCTCAAGGATGTAAGTATGTTCATCGGATCGGGCAGAAGGGTGGGGCTGGTGGGTCCCAGTGGCGCAGGGAAGAGCAGCCTTCTGCAGCTTCTGTTGGCCTTTGACCGGCCTTCAGAAGGCCGTATTCTTGTAAACGGCATGCCGCTGGATGGCCTGGATACGGAACGGTATCGGAGGCAGATAGTCTGGCTGGGCCAGAGTCCGGAGTGGTTTTCCGGCAGTGTGGGTGAAAATGTACGTCTTGGCTGCCCGGACGCTTCTGATACGGAAATCTGGCGGATTTTGCAGAAAGCCGGGGCTCTGGATTTCATGAAGGCCCTGCCTCAGGGGCTGAACAGTCCCATGGGGGAAGGCGGCCGCGGTTTTTCCGGCGGGCAGCTCCAGCGGCTTGCGCTGGCAAGAGCCCTTCTCCAGGATTCCTGGCTGTGGATTCTGGATGAGCCGGGAGCCCATCTGGATCCGGAAACGGCGAGGTCCGTGCGTCGGCAGCTGGGAAAAGTAAGTGAGGGCAAAACCCTTATCCTTGCCACCCATCACCTGGAGGGGCTGGAATGGTTGGATGACCTTTTTCTTGTTGATGGAGGGCGGATTGCAGGACCTGTGACAGATTCCATGGAGATAATGAGGGGAGGATAA